From Scytonema millei VB511283:
TCGTTTTGCGATCGCAACAATAATGCGGCTGAATTAATCGCCCCGCAAGCAACTACAACAACATTGCCCGTGAAAAATTGAGGCTCCCCGTTTATTTCCGCTTCGATCCGAGTAATTTCTCGACCAGAGGAACTGGTATGCAGGCGCGTGACTTTGGCTGCTGTGAGTAAGGTGACGTTAGTACGTTTGCGGGTTGGCTGGATGCAGTTAACTTCGGCATCTGCTTTGCCGTCGGTCAAGCAGGGAAACCCATCGCACGTATTGCAGCGAATACAGTTACCCAAGCTTCGATCCACTTCATTAAGTTTCAGTCCCAAGGGCAAATTAAACGGATGCAACCCAACCTGCGCGAGCAAATTAGCGAGTTCTTGCATCCGAGGTTCGTGGCGTACCGCAGTGTAGGGATAAGGCAGACTTCGCGGTGGCTCAGTCGGGTCGCCAGTCTGCCCATGCACGTCGTACAATTCTTCGGCGCGATTGTAATAGGGTTCAAAGTCGAGGTATTTCAGCGCCCACTCTGGTGAAATACCATCTTTGTGTTCGACCCGCTCAAAGTCTCGTTCTCGCAACCGCAGTAAAGCAGCGCCGTAAACTTTAGTATTGCCTCCCACCCAGTAGCCTGTTGCGGGACGAAAGGATTTACCGTTTGTGTCATACCAGCGTTCTTGAGTGTGATATCGCTCTCGTTGATAAACTTCTAGAGCACTCCAGTTCTCTTTCTCTTTGGGTAAAAACGTGCCTTGCTCTAAAATTAAAATCTTTTTACCACTGGGAGCGAGACAATACGCCAAGGTACCGCCACCTGCTCCCGTTCCAATGATGATGATGTCGTAGTGTTGTGCGGTCATGAATGAGTTCCTCTAGCTAAAAACTAGGAAGTCAATGGTTAGAAGACGCAAGAAGACACATCTGGGTCTTCATCAAAACTAATCAGGGCGAGGTAATCGGGGTTTTCTAGAAGTGTTTTGGCAACTAGAAAAGCGGCGATCGTCCAAGTCTGGTATTTCCTCGCTTCTTTGCCAATTAGTTTTCCAGTCTTGCCATC
This genomic window contains:
- a CDS encoding GMC oxidoreductase, translated to MTAQHYDIIIIGTGAGGGTLAYCLAPSGKKILILEQGTFLPKEKENWSALEVYQRERYHTQERWYDTNGKSFRPATGYWVGGNTKVYGAALLRLRERDFERVEHKDGISPEWALKYLDFEPYYNRAEELYDVHGQTGDPTEPPRSLPYPYTAVRHEPRMQELANLLAQVGLHPFNLPLGLKLNEVDRSLGNCIRCNTCDGFPCLTDGKADAEVNCIQPTRKRTNVTLLTAAKVTRLHTSSSGREITRIEAEINGEPQFFTGNVVVVACGAINSAALLLRSQNDRHPHGLANSSGQVGRNLMKHNCTAMVQLSTKLNPAIYQKTICISDFYWGEPSFPYPMGLVQNTGNVLADMLPAEAPALLAPLLKLRPGAELKAIADRSVGWWLQTEDLPDPHNRVRIEGDRLYLEYKPNNIEAASRLIQRWATVLKQVDRAEHVIPFSLYPRNSIPLQAVGHQCGTCRFGEDPTTSVLDLNCRTHDIQNLYVVDGSFFPSSAAVNPTLTIIANALRVGDRLLKLV